The region GCATCACCTTCCCGTACACGTTACAACCAGGGGAAACCCTGAAGGGGACCTATACCGCCGCGCTGCCCGACGCCAGCCCCAGAACAAATTACGTAACGATACAGGTCGAGTATATGGAGCAAAGCTTCGAATACACTGCAGAAGCGGACGTCATATTCGGCGGTCCAACTACCATCGTCAATGACGAGATAAACGTCGATGACACCAACGGCTATTCGTGGGTATTTAACTCGAGCGGGTCTGCCACTTACGATAAGACATTCTCCGTAGCAGGCACATATGAAAACACGGCGACAATCAGGGAGACCGGACAGAGCGACAGCGCCTCGGTTACAGTTTATGTCTACGAACTTGAAGTCGGAAAGGACGCAAAAACCTCGTACACCCGGACATACCACTGGACTATAGACAAAGGAGGCAACGAGACCTCTCTGACCCTGCGAGTCGGAGAAACATCCACGGTCGATTATGAAGTGACCGTAGACGCCACATACACCGACAGCGACTGGGCTGTCTCCGGCAACATAACCGTGTATAACCCTGCGCCCATCGCGGCGAACATAACCTCCATCACCGACATCGTCTCGCCAGACATCGTCGCCAGCGTCGACTTCGGCGGCATCACCTTCCCGTACACGTTACAACCAGGGGAAACCCTGAAGGGGACCTATACCGCCGCGCTGCCCGACGCCAGCGCCCGCATTAACACGGCAACCGTGACTCTGCAGAATTATGCCCGCTATGCGGAATCTGCTGAACCTCTTGGGACAACGGACTTTACGGCTACGGCTGGTGTCGATTTCAGCTCTGCAGAAGTCACCGAGATCGACGAGTGCATAGACGTGACCGACGACATTTACGGGAGCCTTGGCACCGTCTGCTACTGCGGTGCGCCGGAGACCTTCACGTATTCTCTCACTGTAGGGCCGTACGCCTCTCCCGGTAACTACGAGTTCGTCAACACCGCCTCTTTCGCTACCAATGACCGTAATGAGAAGGGAAGTGATTCTTGGACCGTTGAAGTGACAGTCACGGCTTTAAGAATATGCGGTTACAAGTACTACGATGCCAACGTGAACGGCGTTTGGGACGAGGGCGAGCCGGCAATCGAAGGCTTCAGGATCGAGCTAAGCGACGCTTACGGCAACTTGCTGGACACCACCCACACAGACGACTCTGGCTATTACTGCTTTGAGTTATCCAATGCAGGCACTTACGTCGTCAGCGAGGTGATGCCTTCCGGCTGGTGGGTGAACACCACCGCAGCCGTACGCGAAGTCATAGTCTCGGGCGACGAAACCAGTTGTATAAGAGTCGACTTCGGGAACGTCTGCCTCGAGGAGGGATACGGCGGAAGGACAATCGGTTTCTGGTCTAACAAGAACGGACAGGCACTCATCACATCCGATGACATAGATGAACTCAACGGACTAAACCTCTACAAGCCTTCCGGATGGGCTTACCCGCCTTTCACTGACAAGTCCCAAATCAGGACGTATCTGCTCAGCGCCAACGCAAAGGAGATGAAGTGGATGCTCTCTGCCCAGCTGATAGGGACAGTGCTGAACGCACGCCACGGTCTAGACGGATCGACTGTCGTGTACGTGGGCCCCTCTGCCTACGTGCCATCGGGTTTCATAACTATACATGCGATTGTTGAGAACGCAAACGCCGCGCTTCTCGGGAGCAATAAGAGTGAGCAGGGCTACTGGAAGTCGCTCCTTGACTATGTGAACAACAACCAGCTTCCATTCGTCTGCAGAGAGCCGTGCGAAGTAGTATACCCGTAGCCTGTTGCGCGCAATCCCTTCCTTCTTTTTTTATCTGCACCGATTAACCAACTGGTCTGTTTAATTCTTAATCATGAAAGTATTAATTAACGTAAATAGGTCGGCTTGAACTTCCAGGCCAAAGGGCTGCGAGGTGGAAGTCAGGTGGAGCCTTAGGGGGGATTTGAACCCCCGACCAACGGTTTACGAAACCGTCGCTCTGCCGGGCTGAGCCACTAAGGCATTCCCCTCGGTCTAAAGCAATGCCAAAAAATAAATCCTTTTCCATACCTTTTGTAAGTGCAGGCTTGAAGGGGGTTCCGGGCGGTGCTTCGGCGAGCGGGGGACATCGGCGAGAGGGGGCTGGTCGAGATGATCTGGCGGCTTGTAGACCGGAAGCTCGCGGGAGCACGCATGGACGGCCCGCTGCCGCACCCGGATGACGCCTCGGCTATTCGACTTCCTGACGGCCGATACTTGGTCCTAAAGGCTGATATGTTCGTGAGGAGAACGGACGCCCCGCGGGGGATGCGCCACTCCCAGATGGGGAGGAAGTCCGTTGTGATGTGCGCAAGCGACCTCGCAGCCAAGGGCGCCAGACCCTGCGCGTTTTTGCACTCAATCGGGGTCCCCCCGAACTACCGGTCCGATCAGATCCTTGAGCTTGCGGACGGCGTCCTCTCCGCCTGCAGGGAGTACGGTCTGAGCTTCCTCGGCGGCGACCTCGGCGAGTCCAGAGACCTGGTCGTTGCTGGCTTCATGGTCGGTTTTGCAAGCCGCCTCGTCGCGAGGTCTGGGGCTTCCCCGGGAGATCTCCTGGCTGTGACCGGGCCCTTCGGCGAGACAGCCTCCGCATTCGAGATCCTCATGAAGGGCAGAGGCGCGCCCCCTGACCTGAGGGCGAGGCTGCTAAAAAGCGTCTACAGGCCTAGGGCGAGGGTGGACCTCGGGGTGGCGCTCGCAGAGTCCGGGGTGGTGACCTCCTCGATGGACTCGAGTGACGGGCTGGCCTTCACCCTCCACGAACTTTCCAATTCCAGCGGCGTCCGTTTCGTCATCTCCAGCCTTCCAGTCTCCGATGCCGCCGCTGAGTTCGCCTCGATCCACCGGCTGCGTGCCGAGGACCTCGCCCTCTACGGCGGCGAGGAGTACGAGATCGT is a window of Candidatus Methanosuratincola sp. DNA encoding:
- a CDS encoding SdrD B-like domain-containing protein — protein: ITFPYTLQPGETLKGTYTAALPDASPRTNYVTIQVEYMEQSFEYTAEADVIFGGPTTIVNDEINVDDTNGYSWVFNSSGSATYDKTFSVAGTYENTATIRETGQSDSASVTVYVYELEVGKDAKTSYTRTYHWTIDKGGNETSLTLRVGETSTVDYEVTVDATYTDSDWAVSGNITVYNPAPIAANITSITDIVSPDIVASVDFGGITFPYTLQPGETLKGTYTAALPDASARINTATVTLQNYARYAESAEPLGTTDFTATAGVDFSSAEVTEIDECIDVTDDIYGSLGTVCYCGAPETFTYSLTVGPYASPGNYEFVNTASFATNDRNEKGSDSWTVEVTVTALRICGYKYYDANVNGVWDEGEPAIEGFRIELSDAYGNLLDTTHTDDSGYYCFELSNAGTYVVSEVMPSGWWVNTTAAVREVIVSGDETSCIRVDFGNVCLEEGYGGRTIGFWSNKNGQALITSDDIDELNGLNLYKPSGWAYPPFTDKSQIRTYLLSANAKEMKWMLSAQLIGTVLNARHGLDGSTVVYVGPSAYVPSGFITIHAIVENANAALLGSNKSEQGYWKSLLDYVNNNQLPFVCREPCEVVYP
- the thiL gene encoding thiamine-phosphate kinase, yielding MLRRAGDIGERGLVEMIWRLVDRKLAGARMDGPLPHPDDASAIRLPDGRYLVLKADMFVRRTDAPRGMRHSQMGRKSVVMCASDLAAKGARPCAFLHSIGVPPNYRSDQILELADGVLSACREYGLSFLGGDLGESRDLVVAGFMVGFASRLVARSGASPGDLLAVTGPFGETASAFEILMKGRGAPPDLRARLLKSVYRPRARVDLGVALAESGVVTSSMDSSDGLAFTLHELSNSSGVRFVISSLPVSDAAAEFASIHRLRAEDLALYGGEEYEIVLTIKPEAFEKAREIAEMCGGSLLPIGRAEYGRGVFLSDGSSERPMEARGWEHLRHP